One window of the Marinilactibacillus sp. Marseille-P9653 genome contains the following:
- a CDS encoding GNAT family N-acetyltransferase, protein MAKLDTIYIKHHTIETDRLLLRPVTLDDAEDMYEYASDEQTVFYVFKEIHQSVEDTEDNIVAYFLKDPIGKYAMEVKETGKMIGTIDLRAQEKQFQAEIGYIMNKAYHGKGYMTEAGKALIKLGFETLGLERIYALHDERNAASGKVMQRLGMTKEGTLRHASKDHEGTYVNDVYYSMLKKEYRANQDS, encoded by the coding sequence ATGGCAAAACTAGATACAATCTACATAAAACATCATACAATTGAAACGGACCGACTTTTGTTACGTCCAGTAACTTTAGATGATGCGGAAGACATGTATGAATACGCATCTGACGAACAAACGGTCTTCTACGTTTTCAAAGAAATTCACCAGTCTGTTGAAGACACCGAAGATAATATCGTGGCCTATTTCTTAAAAGATCCAATTGGAAAATACGCAATGGAAGTAAAAGAAACAGGGAAAATGATTGGAACGATTGATTTGAGAGCACAAGAAAAACAGTTTCAAGCAGAAATAGGCTATATCATGAATAAAGCCTATCATGGTAAAGGGTATATGACGGAAGCTGGTAAGGCTCTAATTAAATTGGGCTTTGAGACATTAGGTCTTGAAAGGATCTATGCACTGCATGATGAGCGGAATGCAGCTTCTGGCAAGGTGATGCAGCGACTAGGTATGACAAAAGAAGGCACTTTGAGACATGCGAGTAAAGATCACGAAGGAACTTATGTGAATGACGTCTATTATTCTATGTTAAAAAAAGAGTATCGAGCAAATCAGGATAGTTGA